The following proteins are encoded in a genomic region of Pyrus communis chromosome 11, drPyrComm1.1, whole genome shotgun sequence:
- the LOC137709358 gene encoding late embryogenesis abundant protein 2-like — MEFHDQRQSNGAGECGDQGKGQAQERTGQMMGSLEEKAHEGGDPIYDAIREAKEERTGQVVSSLENKSQGGGDPIYDAIQEAKEVMKLKAQKEKTGEYMNPMDQTDKGVLTIDKKDD; from the exons ATGGAGTTCCATGATCAAAGACAGAGCAACGGAGCCGGTGAATGTGGTGATCAAGGCAAGGGCCAAGCTCAG GAAAGGACTGGCCAAATGATGGGCTCTTTAGAAGAAAAAGCTCATGAAGGTGGGGACCCGATCTACGACGCGATCCGGGAGGCAAAGGAG GAAAGAACTGGCCAGGTGGTGAGCTCATTAGAAAATAAGAGCCAAGGAGGAGGGGACCCGATCTACGACGCGATCCAAGAGGCAAAGGAGGTGATGAAGCTGAAGGCTCAAAAGGAGAAGACTGGGGAGTATATGAATCCGATGGATCAGACTGATAAGGGTGTTCTTACCATTGACAAGAAGGATGATTAG
- the LOC137707567 gene encoding uncharacterized protein: MPKVRRDSSLSLDRSRASPYPCTSDDSDAYNLKNPLESEDNAKEWEEARCPICMEHAHNAVLLKCSSHEKGCRPFMCNTSYRHSNCFDQFCKSSSPCCSTVMLQELPLTHTSHIASEEQSSPGQSSPCGSQLDSKPVCPLCRGEIYGYVVVEAARHFMNAKVRNCSSETCDFSGTYSELRKHARSEHPSVRPSEVDPTRHSDWVRLERERDLEDVLSLVQQGPGDELLDDSSGDLNSWMSTVFAAMFRSLEVMLVTRLMDSSSGSSSGREQQTHNRRSGRISRVRYDNDTIPSTRRSNNLSDITSRPRRLRWRALNDDVGTSRSRWGRNSMSGEAGGHAPRWGNSLLSEQNSRTPRWGNNSLSEEANHAARWGNNPLSEETSRTSRMGNNSLTEETSRWPRWSNNTLPEETSRASIWGNNSLREETNRAPRWGNNSLTEETSRAPRWGNASAPDNTPRTGRLRWRNQRWPTNNRR; this comes from the coding sequence ATGCCTAAAGTTAGAAGAGATAGTTCCTTGTCTCTTGATCGATCTAGGGCATCTCCTTATCCGTGCACCTCTGATGATTCTGATGCTTACAATCTGAAAAATCCTTTGGAAAGCGAAGATAACGCAAAAGAGTGGGAAGAAGCTAGGTGCCCCATCTGCATGGAACATGCACACAATGCGGTTCTTTTAAAATGTTCATCTCATGAGAAGGGCTGCAGGCCTTTCATGTGCAATACAAGCTATCGGCACTCAAATTGCTTTGACCAGTTTTGTAAATCATCTTCGCCTTGCTGCTCAACAGTTATGTTGCAGGAACTTCCTCTCACACACACCTCTCACATTGCTAGCGAGGAACAGTCATCGCCTGGGCAAAGCAGCCCCTGTGGCAGTCAATTGGATTCGAAGCCGGTTTGCCCTCTTTGTCGTGGAGAGATCTATGGGTATGTTGTTGTAGAGGCTGCTCGCCACTTCATGAATGCCAAAGTGAGGAATTGCTCTTCTGAGACATGTGACTTTAGTGGGACTTATTCAGAACTGAGGAAGCATGCTAGGTCTGAACATCCTTCTGTCCGTCCATCCGAGGTGGATCCAACTCGGCATAGTGATTGGGTAAGGTTGGAGCGTGAAAGGGACTTGGAAGATGTTCTTAGCTTGGTCCAACAAGGACCCGGAGATGAACTTCTTGATGATTCATCAGGGGATCTTAATTCCTGGATGTCGACCGTGTTCGCTGCAATGTTTCGTTCTCTTGAGGTCATGCTTGTGACTCGTTTGATGGATTCGTCAAGTGGCTCTTCAAGTGGCAGAGAGCAGCAGACGCATAACCGCAGATCAGGAAGGATATCCAGGGTTCGTTATGACAATGATACCATTCCTTCCACTAGACGGAGCAACAATTTATCAGATATTACATCTCGTCCCAGACGTCTGCGATGGCGGGCACTGAATGATGATGTGGGGACTAGCCGTTCCAGATGGGGTCGCAATTCCATGTCTGGGGAGGCTGGTGGTCATGCGCCTAGATGGGGCAACAGTTTGTTGTCAGAGCAAAATAGCCGTACCCCAAGATGGGGCAACAACTCCTTGTCAGAGGAAGCTAACCATGCCGCCAGATGGGGCAACAATCCCTTATCAGAGGAGACCAGTCGCACCTCTAGAATGGGCAACAACTCCTTAACGGAGGAGACCAGTCGTTGGCCTAGATGGAGCAACAACACCTTACCAGAAGAAACCAGTCGTGCTTCTATATGGGGCAACAACTCCTTACGTGAAGAAACCAATCGTGCTCCTAGATGGGGCAACAACTCCTTAACTGAAGAGACCAGTCGTGCTCCTAGATGGGGCAATGCTTCAGCACCTGACAATACCCCTCGTACTGGGAGGCTGCGCTGGAGAAATCAAAGATGGCCAACAAATAACAGGCGGTGA